One Glycine soja cultivar W05 chromosome 2, ASM419377v2, whole genome shotgun sequence genomic region harbors:
- the LOC114393781 gene encoding BEL1-like homeodomain protein 1 — MATYFHSNSEIQAGADGLQTLVLMNPGYVQYSDTPPPPHGGNLVFLNSAAGNASLQNLSHAPPPHTQQFVGVPLSAAAAHEPPPPPASMHHDVSALHGFLPRMQYSLWNTIDPNAAAREAPRATQGLSLSLHGEEVRASPSLASGASNGGGVAGIQSVLLSSKYLKATQELLDEVVNVNSGIKVEQTKKLCFEKTKVVGESSTAASGGDGSVGGEGSGKRSSELSTTERQEIQMKKAKLINMLDEVEQRYRQYHSQMQIVISSFEQAAGIGSARTYTALALQTISKQFRCLKDAITGQIRAANKSLGEEDCFGAKIEGSRLKYVDHHLRQQRAIQQLGMINHNAWRPQRGLPERSVSVLRAWLFEHFLHPYPKDSDKHMLAKQTGLTRSQVSNWFINARVRLWKPMVEEMYLEEMKDHELNGSEEKSSKNGEDPATKTSTPQEKRAASEIESKSFNSKQDVSKNQNTPIVSTSPPSTSPVGGSVKNQSGFSFMGSSELDGITQGSPKKPRNHEILRSPNRVPSINMDVKANEANNEQQLSMDLERQNRDGYTFMGNQTNFISGFGQYPMEEIGRFDAEQFTPRFSGNNGVSLTLGLPHCDTLSGTHQSFLPNQNIQLGRGLDIGEPNQFGALNNSTSHSSAAFESINMQNPKRFAAQLLPDFVA; from the exons ATGGCGACATATTTTCATAGTAACTCCGAAATTCAAGCCGGCGCTGACGGCCTTCAAACTCTCGTACTAATGAACCCCGGCTACGTCCAATACTCCGACACGCCGCCACCGCCGCACGGCGGAAACCTCGTATTCCTCAACTCGGCCGCCGGCAATGCCTCCCTACAAAACCTCTCacacgcgccgccacctcacaCGCAGCAATTCGTCGGCGTGCCGCTATCTGCCGCCGCCGCGCACGAACCTCCGCCGCCGCCGGCGTCCATGCACCACGACGTTTCCGCCCTGCATGGCTTCCTGCCGCGCATGCAGTACAGCCTCTGGAACACAATTGACCCCAACGCGGCGGCGCGTGAGGCTCCACGCGCCACCCAGGGGTTGTCGCTGAGCCTGCACGGGGAGGAGGTGCGCGCGTCTCCGTCGTTGGCTTCCGGGGCCTCCAACGGCGGCGGCGTGGCGGGGATTCAGAGCGTGCTGTTGAGCTCCAAGTACTTGAAGGCCACGCAGGAACTTCTGGACGAGGTTGTTAATGTTAACAGCGGAATTAAGGTAGAACAAACGAAGAAGCTGTGCTTCGAGAAAACTAAGGTTGTGGGAGAATCATCAACCGCCGCTAGTGGTGGTGACGGTTCTGTTGGTGGAGAGGGAAGTGGGAAGCGCAGCTCTGAATTGTCAACTACGGAGAGACAAGAAATTCAGATGAAGAAAGCCAAGCTAATCAACATGCTTGATGAG GTGGAGCAAAGGTACAGGCAGTACCACAGCCAGATGCAGATTGTGATATCCTCTTTCGAGCAAGCTGCTGGGATAGGCTCAGCGAGGACGTACACTGCTCTAGCATTGCAAACAATTTCAAAGCAATTTCGGTGTCTGAAGGATGCAATAACGGGGCAAATCAGAGCTGCAAACAAGAGTTTGGGGGAAGAGGATTGCTTTGGTGCTAAAATTGAAGGGTCTAGGCTCAAATATGTGGATCATCATCTAAGGCAACAGAGAGCTATTCAACAATTGGGAATGATCAATCACAATGCTTGGAGACCCCAGAGAGGATTGCCTGAGAGATCGGTTTCTGTTCTGCGTGCTTGGCTCTTTGAACACTTTCTCCACCC TTATCCCAAGGACTCGGACAAACACATGCTTGCAAAACAAACAGGGCTCACCAGAAGCCAG GTTTCAAATTGGTTCATAAATGCTCGAGTTCGGCTTTGGAAGCCAATGGTGGAGGAAATGTACTTGGAGGAGATGAAAGATCATGAACTAAATGGTTCTGAGGAGAAATCAAGCAAGAATGGTGAAGATCCTGCTACAAAAACATCAACTCCACAAGAGAAACGTGCTGCCTCTGAAATTGAATCCAAAAGTTTCAATTCCAAACAAGATGTTTCCAAAAACCAGAACACTCCTATAGTTTCAACTTCTCCACCATCAACATCACCTGTAGGGGGAAGTGTTAAGAACCAATCAGGATTCAGTTTCATGGGGTCATCAGAACTTGATGGAATCACACAAGGAAGTCCTAAAAAGCCAAGGAACCATGAAATTCTACGCTCTCCAAACCGTGTCCCTTCAATCAACATGGATGTGAAAGCCAATGAGGCAAACAATGAGCAACAACTCTCTATGGATCTTGAGAGGCAGAATAGGGATGGCTACACTTTCATGGGGAACCAAACAAACTTCATTAGTGGTTTTGGACAATACCCTATGGAGGAAATTGGTAGGTTTGATGCTGAGCAATTCACACCAAGGTTTTCAGGTAATAATGGAGTTTCCCTCACTCTTGGTCTTCCTCATTGTGACACATTGTCAGGAACACACCAAAGTTTTCTCCCAAACCAAAACATTCAATTAGGAAGAGGGTTGGACATTGGTGAACCAAACCAGTTTGGTGCATTGAATAATTCCACTTCTCACTCTTCAGCAGCATTTGAGAGCATCAACATGCAGAACCCAAAGAGGTTTGCTGCACAATTGCTACCAGACTTTGTGGCCTAA